A single window of Gossypium arboreum isolate Shixiya-1 chromosome 13, ASM2569848v2, whole genome shotgun sequence DNA harbors:
- the LOC108462496 gene encoding uncharacterized protein LOC108462496, translated as MQQQLLNLRRDFENLKMKEEETVKQYSDRIMSVINNIRLLGEQFSEVRIVEKVISTLPERYEAKISSPEDSRDLTSISLTDLINALYAQETRRASRLEEHQEGAFQAKTRSASNSSRYKGKKTWSDKPKTDKVCKNKGKQRPNQPQHPRAEARVVEEGSDQEEQVFAVSCTATKRKATKGWLIDSGCINHMTPDAAIFKSIDRSFKTRVKVGNGHFIKAEGKRDMLIDTPTGAKLVSNVLLVPEIDRNLLSIAQLLEKGYFVVFKGK; from the exons ATGCAGCAACAACTACTGAATTTAAGAAGGGACTTTGAAAACTTGAAGATGAAAGAGGAAGAAACTGTCAAGCAGTACTCAGACAGAATCATGTCTGTAATAAACAACATAAGGCTACTTGGAGAACAATTTAGTGAAGTAAGAATTGTAGAGAAGGTGATTTCAACATTACCTGAAAGGTATGAGGCAAAGATCTCATCTCCTGAAGACTCAAGGGACTTGACCAGCATATCCTTGACAGATCTGATCAATGCTCTTTACGCTCAAGAGACAAGGAGAGCAAGTAGACTGGAAGAGCATCAAGAAGGTGCCTTCCAAGCCAAAACCAGATCAGCCTCAAACTCCTCTAGATACAAGGGGAAGAAAACCTGGTCAGACAAACCAAAGACAG ACAAAGTTTGCAAAAACAAAGGCAAACAGAGGCCAAATCAACCTCAACATCCAAGAGCTGAAGCTCGAGTAGTAGAAGAAGGCAGTGACCAAGAAGAGCAAGTCTTTGCAGTTTCTTGCACAGCTACCAAAAGAAAAGCCACAAAAGGATGGCTGATTGACAGTGGATGTATTAACCACATGACTCCGGATGCTGCTATCTTCAAGTCAATAGACAGAAGCTTCAAAACAAGGGTGAAGGTTGGAAATGGACACTTCATCAAAGCTGAAGGCAAAAGAGATATGCTGATTGACACTCCTACAGGTGCCAAACTAGTTTCAAATGTACTTTTGGTGCCTGAAATAGATAGAAACCTACTCAGTATAGCTCAGTTGCTAGAAAAGGGTTATTTTGTGGTGTTCAAAGGCAAATAA